A window of the Thalassophryne amazonica chromosome 11, fThaAma1.1, whole genome shotgun sequence genome harbors these coding sequences:
- the LOC117520175 gene encoding C-X-C motif chemokine 6-like isoform X1, with protein MCSITKVLLLLAVMVCITAAQRHGGEQCLCQGLRNMVNMKSGVKSIQMYPASVFCSTVEIVITPMRGMQYCLNPNTKQVKFLLSKLMETRKSSTTARPNEHRSTTNTN; from the exons ATGTGCAGCATCACTAAAGTCCTTCTGCTCCTGGCCGTCATGGTCTGCATCACTGCAGCTCAGC GCCATGGAGGAGAACAGTGTCTCTGTCAAGGTCTCAGGAACATGGTTAACATGAAGTCGGGCGTAAAAAGCATCCAGATGTACCCAGCAAGTGTCTTCTGCAGCACAGTGGAGATTGT GATAACCCCCATGAGAGGCATGCAATACTGCCTGAACCCGAACACTAAACAAGTGAAATTCCTCTTGTCAAAGCTCAT GGAGACAAGAAAGAGTTCTACCACAGCCAGGCCTAATGAGCACCGTTCTACGACGAACACCAACTAA
- the LOC117520175 gene encoding C-X-C motif chemokine 6-like isoform X2: MCSITKVLLLLAVMVCITAAQRHGGEQCLCQGLRNMVNMKSGVKSIQMYPASVFCSTVEIVITPMRGMQYCLNPNTKQVKFLLSKLM; this comes from the exons ATGTGCAGCATCACTAAAGTCCTTCTGCTCCTGGCCGTCATGGTCTGCATCACTGCAGCTCAGC GCCATGGAGGAGAACAGTGTCTCTGTCAAGGTCTCAGGAACATGGTTAACATGAAGTCGGGCGTAAAAAGCATCCAGATGTACCCAGCAAGTGTCTTCTGCAGCACAGTGGAGATTGT GATAACCCCCATGAGAGGCATGCAATACTGCCTGAACCCGAACACTAAACAAGTGAAATTCCTCTTGTCAAAGCTCATGTGA